The Deinococcus metallilatus genome segment GGGGCTCGTGCTGCCCAGCCGAACCGGGGGGGCAGCCTACAGCGGTCCCGCCGAACTGGGTTACGTTCCGGTCCTCACGCCCCAGGGGCAGCAGTTGGTGGAATACCTGAGCAGTGGCTCGGCCCTGTCTCGCCTGGCCGGGGAGCAGGGGTACCGGGACGTGCAGCAGCTTTACAGGGCGGCGGAAGCTGGGGATGCCCAGGCCGAGGGCCTCATCCGCGCGGCGCTGGCCCCCCTGGCCGAGAAGGTGCTGGGCCTGACCGCTCCCCTCAGCATCCGGCGCGTGGCGCTGGGTGGAGGCGTTGGTTTCCGCCCACTGAGCCTGAAGATTCTGACCCAGCACCTCCAGGCCAGCCTCTGCCCCGTCAAGCCGATTCTCCAGCATGCCGTTCTGGGCGACTCGGCCGGGCTGGCCGGGATGGCGAGCCTGACGCCTCTCCTGTCCGGGGAAGCCTGAGAGGGCATTGCATTGCTTCCAACCCGGGTTGAAAAAACAACAACACCAGTTGGAAGCAACGTGGTCCCCGAGTCCCTTATTCTCGCCCCGCTCGTCCTCCGAGCAAACACGGTCGGGGATCA includes the following:
- a CDS encoding ROK family protein, encoding MIDPASAVKGGWAGAGLSGGPVVLDVGATTTRVTIPREDGLQPPRYSRTPALQGPEAVTRHLATEILSLNPRPSRVGVAIFGFVEDGHVTALDTSIAPGWQQFPLQCRLEEALRCPVQVVNDAHAAALGEYQALGVTENFLYVTVSTGIGGGLVLPSRTGGAAYSGPAELGYVPVLTPQGQQLVEYLSSGSALSRLAGEQGYRDVQQLYRAAEAGDAQAEGLIRAALAPLAEKVLGLTAPLSIRRVALGGGVGFRPLSLKILTQHLQASLCPVKPILQHAVLGDSAGLAGMASLTPLLSGEA